A portion of the Halobacillus ihumii genome contains these proteins:
- a CDS encoding metallophosphoesterase family protein has translation MSTVRFIHSADLHLDSPFKGRNQLPDLLQEQMREATFEAFDRLIQQAIQHKVDFVLLVGDLFDEETRSLKAQVRLREGFKRLAQHNIAVYLSYGNHDYMQGMRYPITFPDNVHSFEQETVQALPYYKQGEQVAAIYGFSYVNRAVEDRKAEEFIKQGTCPFHIAMLHGSLETNSEHDVYAPFKLDELRNRHMDYWALGHIHKRQQLSDQPPIVYPGNIQGRSRKETGGKGCSLVELSKMEARQTFIPLHSFTFEEATCSAVDVNQPEELEGLFARAKHEARAETPVMLSIVVKGNKGLLQKWELEGIVKEWVELLNDSEDLEGKSWVWIDQVTIVDRPAFDMEELKSGQHFAGEYLRHADDLTTDELSRQLSPLYEHRLASKYLDSLTDEELDDILSRAKQLVVEQLLSEEESKL, from the coding sequence ATGAGTACAGTTCGATTTATACATAGTGCCGATTTGCATTTGGACAGCCCTTTTAAAGGAAGAAACCAGCTTCCGGATTTGTTGCAGGAGCAAATGCGTGAGGCGACATTTGAAGCGTTTGATCGGTTAATCCAACAGGCGATTCAACATAAGGTTGACTTTGTATTGCTTGTTGGTGATTTGTTTGATGAAGAGACGAGGAGTTTAAAAGCGCAAGTCCGGCTCCGCGAAGGGTTTAAGCGATTAGCGCAGCACAATATTGCTGTGTATCTCAGTTATGGTAATCATGATTATATGCAGGGGATGCGCTACCCCATCACGTTCCCGGACAATGTTCATAGTTTTGAACAAGAGACGGTTCAGGCTCTGCCTTACTACAAGCAGGGAGAGCAAGTGGCTGCGATTTATGGCTTCAGCTATGTGAACCGTGCTGTAGAAGACAGGAAAGCTGAAGAGTTCATCAAGCAGGGAACTTGTCCTTTTCATATCGCCATGCTTCATGGAAGTCTTGAAACAAATAGTGAACATGACGTGTATGCTCCGTTTAAACTTGATGAGTTGCGTAACCGGCACATGGATTATTGGGCACTCGGACATATTCATAAGCGGCAGCAGCTGTCTGATCAACCGCCGATTGTGTATCCAGGCAACATTCAAGGTCGTTCCAGAAAAGAAACCGGGGGAAAGGGATGCTCGCTGGTCGAATTAAGTAAAATGGAAGCGAGACAGACGTTTATTCCGCTTCACAGCTTTACATTTGAGGAAGCAACCTGTTCTGCCGTAGATGTGAACCAGCCGGAAGAATTAGAAGGCTTATTTGCACGAGCTAAACATGAAGCCCGTGCCGAAACTCCCGTAATGTTAAGCATTGTTGTTAAGGGAAATAAAGGACTTTTACAAAAGTGGGAACTGGAAGGGATCGTAAAGGAATGGGTTGAGCTTCTTAACGATTCAGAAGACCTTGAGGGGAAATCATGGGTCTGGATTGATCAAGTTACGATCGTTGACCGCCCTGCTTTTGATATGGAAGAACTTAAGTCCGGGCAGCATTTTGCTGGGGAATACTTGCGACATGCTGACGATCTGACGACAGATGAATTATCCCGACAGTTGTCCCCGTTATATGAGCATCGGCTCGCCTCGAAATATTTAGATTCTCTGACGGACGAGGAGCTGGATGACATTTTATCCCGGGCGAAGCAGTTAGTTGTAGAACAGCTCTTGTCTGAGGAGGAGTCAAAGTTATGA
- a CDS encoding AAA family ATPase yields MRILDFHIYGFGKWRDYSMTLPSNNLVVIAGDNEAGKSTIRTFILFVLFGLPPKKRVLYQPKMGGPVGGKLTLQTEEYGEVTVERVHDRNQGAAVCRIANGEEKDEHFLRSITSHMSQAAYQSIYSFDAEDLTELHGLNGQELGEVLISVGLTGSDLIYQTDKRIEKELDSRFKPKGKKPVLNQQLDSLDAANKQWLTSEREVGQYQQLLDEQRELTMKREALEERLHQLRLKRSSFQQLKKVLPVVQEYYQLVGKLKEKQHSYFPENGTDRMHQLQEKLLPLESEQQFVQAKLSEARQSQEHLQTASSTVLNEATTIAETKTVYHQVEQDIERLQSSIETWEKRIQSELNELHLGMDAAAFREFDFPFYIEETWRSVKHEADHINEEAAAIDKEMNALDAQQRRLEDQMENLEQDQLDAEQVADCQRVVHSYVPSASEAAGGWTSTVQQKQSASRRMFIASIVVLAAGAAVAFMISSFPIMLVGLIISGICAGTGLFFRQAARDYEQMLARIGQQPTHRISESDFLHAKEVVEQYERTKGEYAHIKERWKQVNHESLLVHEKQRNVSERRKRLTTRITEQTTMYPFLSSLKPTHWEQLFQLLKQTKEKQKDMDALKEELTAALQKKQKIEQDAKAFLTALNFEDVHTDMSEKYRQLEKWIKTQQASISESKRLQEEIGRLEQDLDYLDHQITPFAAEKTELLAKAGAHDLDDFYEKAQVAENNRERMRRKEQLVVQIEGVLNKHDQEAFKVWEEAKDPSELEVELEETDREFQAAVEEQNTLMQDIAARKHRLDLLESSEQHSKHLHQLANQRDAFQEQAKEWAVYQMASRILKTTKTRHQENHLPSVIKRAEDFFGRLTFEKYTRLFIDPELGGLNVEDHLGHVYETSELSRGTADQLYVALRLALGDTMSAAIQAPFIVDDAFVHFDEGRREVMMNLLESLSHSSQIILFTYQKELAEKWHGSFLPSKRYI; encoded by the coding sequence ATGAGAATCCTGGACTTCCATATTTACGGATTTGGAAAATGGCGTGATTATTCCATGACATTACCATCCAATAACCTTGTGGTGATTGCTGGTGACAATGAAGCTGGTAAGTCTACCATACGAACATTTATCTTATTTGTTTTATTCGGTTTGCCCCCGAAAAAGCGGGTGCTTTACCAGCCGAAAATGGGCGGCCCCGTTGGAGGGAAACTCACGTTACAAACGGAAGAGTACGGAGAAGTGACAGTAGAACGCGTTCATGACCGTAATCAAGGCGCTGCTGTCTGCCGGATTGCTAATGGCGAAGAGAAGGACGAACATTTTCTAAGAAGCATCACTTCCCATATGTCTCAGGCAGCGTATCAGTCTATTTACAGCTTCGACGCAGAAGATCTGACAGAATTGCATGGCTTAAATGGACAGGAATTAGGAGAGGTGCTGATTAGTGTTGGACTGACAGGATCTGACCTAATCTATCAAACCGATAAACGTATTGAAAAGGAACTTGACAGCCGCTTCAAGCCAAAGGGCAAGAAACCGGTTCTAAATCAGCAGCTTGATTCCTTGGATGCTGCTAATAAACAATGGCTCACTTCTGAACGTGAAGTGGGGCAGTATCAGCAGCTGTTAGATGAACAGCGCGAGTTGACGATGAAGCGAGAGGCATTAGAAGAACGGCTGCATCAGCTTCGCTTAAAACGATCAAGTTTTCAACAGTTGAAAAAAGTGCTTCCTGTTGTTCAGGAGTACTATCAGCTCGTTGGGAAGCTGAAAGAAAAACAGCACAGCTATTTTCCTGAAAACGGTACAGATCGGATGCACCAACTTCAGGAAAAACTATTGCCGTTAGAGAGCGAACAGCAATTTGTTCAGGCGAAACTGTCTGAGGCCAGGCAAAGCCAGGAGCATCTGCAAACCGCTTCTTCAACCGTCCTAAACGAAGCGACAACAATAGCTGAAACGAAAACTGTCTATCATCAAGTTGAACAGGATATTGAGCGGCTGCAGAGCAGTATCGAGACGTGGGAGAAACGAATCCAGTCAGAACTCAATGAATTACATCTAGGTATGGATGCAGCAGCCTTTCGTGAGTTTGATTTTCCCTTTTATATAGAAGAAACGTGGCGAAGCGTCAAACATGAGGCCGATCACATAAATGAAGAAGCGGCTGCGATTGACAAAGAAATGAACGCTTTAGATGCTCAGCAACGGCGTCTCGAAGATCAAATGGAGAATCTCGAGCAAGATCAGCTTGATGCAGAACAAGTAGCGGACTGCCAGCGGGTTGTCCATTCCTATGTGCCATCAGCGTCTGAAGCAGCGGGAGGTTGGACCTCCACCGTGCAGCAAAAACAGAGCGCGAGCCGTCGCATGTTCATTGCCTCCATCGTAGTTCTCGCAGCAGGAGCAGCAGTTGCTTTCATGATCTCGAGCTTTCCGATAATGTTAGTTGGCTTAATCATAAGCGGAATTTGTGCGGGTACGGGTCTTTTCTTCAGGCAAGCAGCTCGTGATTACGAACAGATGCTTGCCAGAATTGGTCAGCAGCCTACACATCGTATAAGTGAGTCGGATTTCTTACATGCTAAAGAGGTAGTTGAACAGTATGAGCGGACAAAAGGGGAGTATGCTCATATCAAGGAGCGCTGGAAGCAAGTAAATCATGAGTCGCTGCTAGTTCATGAGAAACAGCGTAATGTATCTGAGCGGAGAAAACGTTTAACGACACGAATCACCGAACAGACGACAATGTATCCTTTTTTATCCTCATTGAAGCCCACCCATTGGGAGCAGCTCTTTCAGTTGTTAAAACAAACAAAAGAAAAGCAAAAAGACATGGATGCATTGAAGGAAGAGCTTACAGCGGCCCTGCAGAAGAAACAAAAGATCGAACAGGATGCGAAAGCTTTTTTAACAGCGCTGAACTTTGAGGATGTACATACAGACATGTCCGAGAAATATCGTCAACTTGAGAAGTGGATCAAGACACAGCAAGCGTCCATTTCAGAGAGCAAACGTCTTCAAGAAGAGATAGGCCGCTTAGAACAAGACCTTGACTATCTCGACCATCAAATAACACCGTTTGCTGCAGAAAAAACAGAATTGCTTGCAAAGGCCGGTGCACATGACCTGGATGATTTTTATGAAAAAGCGCAAGTGGCAGAGAATAATAGGGAAAGAATGCGGCGTAAGGAGCAGTTAGTTGTTCAAATAGAAGGGGTGTTGAATAAACACGACCAGGAGGCATTTAAGGTCTGGGAAGAGGCAAAAGACCCTTCAGAGCTCGAAGTGGAACTAGAAGAAACTGATCGAGAATTTCAGGCGGCTGTTGAGGAGCAGAACACTCTCATGCAGGACATCGCAGCGAGAAAGCATCGTTTGGATTTACTTGAAAGTTCAGAGCAGCATTCCAAGCATTTGCATCAGCTGGCTAATCAGCGTGATGCCTTTCAGGAACAGGCAAAGGAATGGGCAGTTTATCAAATGGCCTCCAGAATCTTAAAGACCACCAAAACGCGTCATCAGGAGAATCATTTACCATCTGTCATCAAGCGGGCAGAGGACTTTTTTGGACGGCTGACGTTTGAAAAGTACACGCGATTATTTATCGATCCTGAGCTTGGCGGGCTCAACGTTGAAGATCACCTGGGCCATGTGTATGAGACCAGTGAATTGTCGAGAGGTACCGCTGATCAATTGTACGTAGCTCTCAGGCTGGCTTTAGGAGATACCATGTCTGCAGCGATACAGGCGCCATTTATTGTCGATGATGCGTTTGTGCACTTTGATGAGGGAAGACGTGAGGTGATGATGAACCTGCTGGAGTCGTTATCTCATAGCAGTCAAATTATTCTGTTTACTTATCAAAAGGAGCTTGCAGAGAAGTGGCATGGATCCTTTTTGCCTTCTAAACGATATATATGA
- a CDS encoding GbsR/MarR family transcriptional regulator translates to MPEQHKQDWTNYEETIEKFIQVIAKNMSLYGVTPSIGRLYGVLYFEENPMTLDDMRAALEMSKTSMSTGVRALSDMKMVEPAFKKGVRKDLYKSEEDWYKSFTSLFGSRWRHHTETNIEEADEAIQELLQIKEQTEDVSLKEKIDQDIDRLHYAQNYYRWLMRFIHVVESGEIFQYVPKIDQKHSE, encoded by the coding sequence TTGCCAGAACAGCATAAACAAGACTGGACAAATTATGAAGAAACCATTGAAAAATTTATTCAGGTGATAGCAAAAAACATGAGCCTTTATGGTGTGACTCCATCTATTGGACGCTTGTACGGGGTGCTTTATTTTGAAGAAAACCCGATGACACTTGATGACATGCGCGCGGCTCTTGAAATGAGTAAGACGAGTATGTCTACAGGTGTACGAGCTTTATCTGATATGAAGATGGTGGAGCCAGCCTTTAAAAAAGGGGTGCGGAAAGATTTATACAAATCGGAGGAAGATTGGTATAAGTCGTTCACTTCCCTGTTTGGAAGCCGCTGGAGGCACCATACAGAAACGAACATTGAAGAAGCGGATGAAGCGATTCAAGAATTATTGCAAATTAAAGAGCAGACAGAGGATGTATCTTTAAAGGAAAAAATAGATCAGGACATTGACCGTCTTCATTATGCCCAGAATTATTATCGCTGGCTTATGCGGTTTATTCATGTTGTAGAGTCTGGGGAAATTTTTCAGTATGTACCTAAGATTGATCAAAAACATAGCGAGTAA
- the yhaM gene encoding 3'-5' exoribonuclease YhaM, whose amino-acid sequence MKKGIAQHKLGETFDYFLLIKAAAKGVASNNKPFLTLILADTSGEIDAKLWEATPEDEALFQQGELVKVQGDVGQFRNKPQLKIQSIRPVQPTDGVQATDFMAKAPVNKEDLMERLTEAIFEMKNPSIQRITRHFLKTYQDDLLSYPAAVRNHHEYVSGLAHHIVSMLNIAKQLTILYPDINQDLLYAGIILHDLGKLKELSGPTSPSYTLEGKLIGHIPMMVEEIRVAADELQIEGEEVTILQHMILSHHGKSEWGSPKPPLVREAELLHQIDMLDAGMNMLNRSLKKVGPGEFTEKIYAMDQRSFYKPTFEE is encoded by the coding sequence ATGAAGAAAGGAATTGCACAGCACAAATTAGGGGAGACATTTGATTATTTTCTATTAATAAAAGCAGCTGCAAAAGGGGTAGCGAGCAACAATAAGCCATTTCTTACATTAATATTAGCTGATACATCAGGAGAAATCGATGCAAAGCTCTGGGAGGCAACCCCAGAGGATGAAGCGCTTTTCCAACAAGGAGAGCTAGTCAAAGTGCAAGGAGATGTAGGTCAATTTCGTAATAAACCGCAGTTGAAGATTCAAAGTATCAGACCCGTGCAGCCGACGGATGGTGTGCAGGCCACTGATTTTATGGCAAAAGCTCCGGTGAATAAGGAAGACTTGATGGAACGATTAACGGAAGCAATTTTTGAGATGAAAAATCCATCCATTCAACGTATTACGAGGCATTTTTTAAAAACCTATCAAGACGATTTGTTAAGCTATCCTGCGGCGGTAAGAAACCACCATGAGTACGTATCTGGGCTGGCGCATCATATTGTCTCAATGTTGAATATAGCGAAGCAATTGACGATCCTTTATCCGGATATTAATCAGGACTTGCTGTACGCGGGAATCATTCTGCACGATCTTGGGAAACTCAAGGAGCTTTCAGGACCAACATCCCCGAGCTATACACTTGAGGGAAAGCTGATTGGACATATTCCAATGATGGTAGAGGAAATTCGTGTGGCTGCTGATGAATTGCAAATCGAAGGAGAAGAGGTCACCATTTTACAGCACATGATCCTAAGTCACCATGGTAAATCTGAATGGGGCAGCCCGAAGCCTCCATTAGTACGAGAGGCTGAACTGCTGCACCAAATTGATATGCTTGATGCAGGTATGAACATGTTAAATCGGTCGCTTAAAAAAGTAGGTCCAGGAGAGTTTACAGAGAAGATTTATGCTATGGATCAGCGTTCCTTCTACAAACCAACGTTTGAAGAATAG
- a CDS encoding MDR family MFS transporter yields MKWRDWDRNLKIRLFGEGTMNILFWAFFPFMTIYFERSFGKDSAGLLLVLSQVFSVAASLIGGYCADRFGRKRMMVFAAIGESASFILFAAANSPWLSSPILTFFSFSLLGVFGALYWPASHAMVADVVEEKHRASVFAVFYTSINIAVVIGPIIGSYIFYTHRFEMLISGVIVTAILAMVLAYFLEETTTVRERVQEKGKKWTAALWQELRDYRVIASDRTFLLFIVAGVLVSQTFMQLDILIAVYTSEVVQEQPFIHIGEFTWTISGERAFGLILAENGLLVALFTVLVTRYMNRLKEKRVFISSCLLYAFGMTLYGLTQNVWVFIAAMGIFTLAELMVVGIQESFIAKLAPENMRGQYFSAASLRFTLGRLLAPFSLVATNYVSYQTVFISISLLAVGGAVTYAIMFAKIEKEALSNS; encoded by the coding sequence ATGAAGTGGCGGGATTGGGATAGAAATTTGAAGATTCGTTTGTTTGGCGAAGGAACGATGAATATATTATTTTGGGCGTTCTTTCCGTTTATGACGATTTATTTTGAACGATCATTTGGGAAGGATTCAGCAGGATTGCTGTTGGTCTTATCTCAAGTATTTTCAGTAGCCGCAAGTTTAATTGGAGGATATTGTGCGGATCGGTTTGGCAGAAAAAGAATGATGGTGTTTGCGGCTATTGGGGAAAGCGCATCGTTTATTTTGTTTGCTGCGGCCAATTCCCCGTGGCTTAGCTCGCCCATTCTGACCTTCTTCTCTTTTAGTCTGCTCGGTGTGTTTGGGGCACTGTACTGGCCAGCGTCACATGCTATGGTGGCAGATGTTGTGGAGGAGAAACATAGAGCAAGTGTATTTGCTGTTTTCTATACATCGATTAATATAGCGGTGGTTATCGGTCCCATTATAGGAAGCTATATCTTTTATACCCACCGTTTTGAAATGCTCATCAGTGGCGTGATTGTGACAGCTATACTAGCGATGGTGCTGGCTTATTTCCTTGAAGAAACGACCACCGTTAGAGAACGGGTTCAGGAAAAAGGGAAGAAGTGGACAGCTGCATTGTGGCAGGAATTAAGAGATTACAGGGTGATTGCCAGTGATCGAACGTTTCTGTTATTTATCGTAGCAGGGGTACTTGTTTCACAAACGTTTATGCAGCTAGACATTCTAATTGCTGTTTATACAAGTGAGGTCGTACAGGAACAGCCATTCATTCATATTGGCGAATTTACTTGGACAATTTCGGGAGAACGGGCTTTTGGCCTTATTTTAGCTGAAAATGGGTTGCTTGTTGCATTATTTACAGTCCTTGTGACGAGGTATATGAATCGCTTAAAGGAGAAGCGCGTATTTATATCATCGTGTCTTCTGTATGCGTTCGGCATGACACTTTATGGGCTGACACAGAATGTTTGGGTATTTATTGCAGCTATGGGGATCTTCACATTAGCTGAGTTAATGGTAGTCGGTATTCAGGAGAGCTTTATTGCCAAGCTTGCGCCGGAGAACATGCGTGGACAGTATTTCTCGGCCGCATCGTTACGTTTCACATTAGGGAGACTGTTAGCACCCTTCTCGTTAGTCGCTACAAACTATGTAAGTTATCAAACGGTATTTATTTCGATTAGTTTGTTAGCCGTTGGGGGCGCCGTAACCTACGCAATTATGTTTGCGAAAATAGAAAAAGAGGCCTTGTCTAATTCTTGA
- a CDS encoding sporulation YhaL family protein — translation MMIFGIPVWVYFCIVFIFVSGFMAFRAMRAEQKVEQQFIEREGRVYLKRMYEEKEKRNKGARDVG, via the coding sequence ATGATGATCTTTGGTATTCCAGTTTGGGTATATTTCTGTATTGTATTTATTTTTGTAAGTGGTTTTATGGCTTTTCGGGCGATGAGGGCTGAGCAAAAGGTGGAACAGCAATTTATTGAGCGTGAAGGACGAGTCTATTTGAAAAGAATGTATGAGGAGAAAGAAAAGCGTAACAAAGGAGCAAGGGACGTTGGCTAA